The Flavobacterium piscisymbiosum genome includes a region encoding these proteins:
- a CDS encoding M24 family metallopeptidase: MTIGIGGSTAAIELEKIQNRTQDVQPIQLEEYLERIKKATGLMKELSVQALYLNAGTNLYYFTGTKWNASERMVGALLFDDGSLEYIVPKFEEGTFKKYMKVQANINCWEEHESPYVLFGKLLNDRNSEYGRIAVDESAPYFLVDGVSKANTSHAFINAQEITAACRMQKSKNEIAIIQKAKDITMEVQRAAAKILRPGITVDEVVDFINKAHIKAGIPSGSYFCIVLFADDTQYPHGVSVPQPLKENDAVIVDTGCRLEGYLSDITRSYAYGTPSEEYRTIWNLEQKVQFAAFEAANIDASCGSVDDAARKTLAEAGLSPDYDLPGLPHRVGHGTGLDIHEFPYLVRGSEIKLQEGMVVSNEPMICIPGKFGIRHEDHFYMTENGAKWFTEPMHSVDNPFGY, from the coding sequence ATGACAATTGGTATAGGCGGTTCTACTGCTGCAATCGAATTAGAAAAAATACAAAACAGAACTCAGGATGTACAACCCATTCAGTTGGAGGAATATCTGGAGCGCATAAAAAAAGCAACTGGATTGATGAAAGAGCTTTCTGTTCAGGCACTTTACCTGAATGCGGGAACCAATCTGTATTATTTTACAGGAACGAAGTGGAATGCTTCTGAAAGAATGGTTGGTGCTTTATTGTTTGATGATGGTTCTTTAGAATATATAGTGCCAAAATTTGAAGAAGGTACTTTTAAGAAATACATGAAAGTTCAGGCCAATATTAATTGTTGGGAAGAACACGAATCGCCTTATGTTTTATTTGGTAAATTATTGAATGACAGAAACTCTGAGTATGGGAGAATTGCCGTTGATGAATCTGCGCCTTATTTTTTAGTTGATGGAGTTTCAAAAGCCAATACTTCGCATGCTTTTATAAATGCGCAAGAAATTACGGCCGCTTGCAGAATGCAAAAATCTAAAAATGAAATTGCTATTATTCAAAAAGCAAAAGATATTACGATGGAGGTTCAGCGTGCTGCCGCTAAAATATTACGACCAGGAATTACCGTCGACGAAGTTGTTGATTTTATAAATAAAGCACATATTAAGGCAGGAATACCTTCGGGCTCTTATTTCTGTATCGTTTTATTTGCTGATGATACACAATATCCTCATGGCGTTTCGGTTCCTCAGCCTTTAAAAGAAAATGATGCTGTGATTGTAGATACAGGCTGTAGATTAGAAGGTTATCTTTCTGATATTACAAGATCTTATGCATACGGAACTCCTTCGGAAGAATACAGAACCATTTGGAATTTGGAGCAAAAAGTTCAATTTGCTGCTTTTGAAGCGGCGAATATCGATGCTTCGTGCGGATCTGTCGATGACGCGGCGAGAAAAACTTTGGCGGAAGCCGGACTAAGCCCTGATTATGATTTACCGGGATTACCGCACAGAGTAGGGCACGGAACCGGATTAGACATTCATGAATTTCCGTATTTAGTCCGCGGAAGCGAAATAAAATTACAGGAAGGAATGGTCGTGAGCAATGAACCGATGATTTGTATTCCGGGGAAATTTGGAATTCGTCATGAAGATCATTTTTACATGACAGAAAACGGGGCGAAGTGGTTTACTGAGCCAATGCATAGTGTTGATAATCCTTTTGGATATTAA